CACCGGTTTGAATTTTAGGATTAATCATTCCGGTTGGGCGTTTTTTAACAAGACCTTGAATGGCGAGTACATACTCACCGCGAATATTCTTCGCTGTTTCTAAACCTGATGCTTGCGGGTTAATGACAACTTGAGTGAGCCCCTCGCGATCACGCATATCAACAAATACAAGTCCCCCATGGTCTCTGCGTGTATTGACCCAACCCATAAGGACCACGGTTTTTCCGTCGTCGTTGGCTTTGAGGCTTCCACACCTATGGGTACGCTTGAGCTTTGAAATAAAAGAACTCACGATAATCTCCTTAACAACTCTATTTCTAAATCATCTAATTTAATATTTTCTTGAGTTTTAGTAGCCATGTTTCTAAAAACTGCAAAGCCTTGATCAATCTCACTGCCACCCATAATTAATGAATATTGGGCTTTTAATTTATCAGCACGCTTCATTTGTGATTTCATACTTTTACCTGTGTAATCAAGCTCTACTCGCACACCGCTATTTCGAAGTTTTTGAGCCAATACGAAAGCCAAATCTTGGCCTCGATCATCTGGTAAAACTATAAAAAGTTTAAGTTTTGGTCGAAATTGCTCAATGCGATCAGCGATAAGTAAAATAAGCCTTTCTACTCCACCAGCAAAACCAACCGCTGGTGTGTCAGGGCCGCCAAGTAGACTGACCAGTTTATCGTAACGGCCGCCTCCACCAACGGCATCTTGCGCACCCAACTGACTACTTGAAATTTCAAATACAGTGCGATTGTAATAATCGATTCCACGCACAAGACGTTTATCAACTACAAACGGTGTTTTGAGTCGCACGAGATGATCGCGTACTGAATCAAAATGTTCATGACAAGGTTGGCAGAGAAAATCAAGCATACACGGTAATACCGCAGCCACTTCTTTACATGTTGGATTCTTACAATCAAAAACTCTCAGCGGATTTTTTTCTAAGCGTATCTGACAATCAGGACATAAAACATTTATTGATGGCGTAAGTATTTTTACTAATTGTTCTCGATAAACGGGGCGACATGCTTCACAACCCAGACTTGCTAGTTTTACATTGAGGCCTTTGAGTTCAAACTTTTCGTAAAGTGATACGAGCATTCCGATAAGTTCTGCATCAATTTTTGGCGAGGCTATTCCTAAGACTTCGATTCCGTATTGATGAAATTGCCGGTATCTTCCTTTTTGAGGCCGCTCATATCGAAACATAGGGCCCCAATAATAAAGTTTTTGGACTGGTTCATTGTTTAAAATATTATGTTCTACAAGACTCCGAACCACACACGCAGTTTCTTCTGGCCGAAGGGTGAGGCTATCGTCGTTTCGATCTTTGAACGTATACATTTCTTTGGTAACAATGTCGGTGGTGTCTCCTACAGTGCGCGCAAATAGGGCTGTAGGCTCAACAATTGGAGTTTTGATTTCAGTGTAACCGTAGGCTTCAAAATGCATACGAATGAGTGTTTCTGCATGCCGCCAAGCAAAGATCTCGGGCTCTAAGACGTCATTCATTCCTTTAATAGATTTTATATTCATAAACGATTTTCCATTGTCAGAACACAAACATACGTCTGTCAGCTGTGAGTGTCAAATAGGCCTTTAAAAGTTGGCTCTTCTAGTGTAGAACCCTTTGTATGCCAAGTTTTACTGTAGAACACGATACAAAATTGTCAAAAACTGAGGCCTATCAAAAGGTCCAGGATTATCTCCGCAATAGCGAGAGTATTAAAAAGCTGGATAGTGACCTAAAGTATGATTTTGATGACGCGACTCATTCAGGCAAAGTCAAAGGGTCAAAGTTTGATTGTCAGCTTAAGATTACGGGAGACAGCCCCACAAAGGTTGCGATCACTGTAAATCTCCCACTGCTACTCACTCCGTTTAAGGGTAAAATACAAGAAACACTGCAAAACAAAATGTCTCAGCTATTAGGCTGATAAAAGTTAAAGTTAATGAAAAAAACAACCACCAAGAAGCCAGCAGAGCAGGTTAAGAAAAACCCTGCTAAATCAAAGTCAAAGAAGAGTAAAACCACTCTTAAGCCTGAAGTACTACAAGAAGAAAAACTTGATCCCAATATTGATGATTTAGATGCAAAAGCTTTGGCACCGACAGAAGAAAGTGTGCCCAATCTTGATGCCCTTCAAAAATATCTCAGTGAAGTTAGAAAATATCCGCTGATCTCAGCTGAAGAAGAACATCGCTTAGCTGTAATTTATAAAGAGACCGGTGATCGTAAGGCTGCTGAAGCCTTGGTTACTGCAAATTTGCGTTTTGTTGTAAAAGTAGCAGCAGAGTATTCTAAGTTTGGTGCTCGCATGATTGATCTGATTCAAGAAGGTAACGTTGGACTCATGCATGCCGTAAGAGAGTTTAATCCCTATAAAGGAATTAAACTGATTACTTACGCTGTTTGGTGGATACGAGGCTATATTCAAGAATATTTAATGAAAAACTACTCTCAAGTGCGCATAGGCACGACACAAGCACAGAAAAAACTTTTTTATCACCTCAATAAAGAAAAAGCCAAACTCGATGCTCTCGGAAATGCCCCCGATGTGAAGTTATTAAGTTCACGTTTAGGTGTTACTGAAAATGATGTCATCGAGATGGAAAAACGTATGTCTGGCCGCGATCTCAGTCTCGATACACCTCAGGGCGATGATGATTCTGGCAGTCGATGGATAGACACACAATCAGATCAAAACGCTACTTCTATTGATGATGTATTGGCACTTTCAGAAGAGAAGAAAATATTTTACCGAGAAATTGAAAAGATAGTTTTAGAACTCAATGAAAAGGAAAAATATTTATTACAGTTTCGCGTTTTAGGTGATCCGCCACAGACACTTCAAGAAGTGGGCGATCATTTTAAAATTACGCGAGAACGAGCTCGTCAGCTAGAAGAACGATTGATAGAAAAAATCAAAGAGCACTTTCAAAAAGTCATGCCCGATTATCAGATCAATTTACCAAAAGATTAATTTAAGCTGGTAGCTCTTCATCACCAAGATGAGTAACGAGCTTTGCGCGCAATCGAGCTACAGCTTGTGCATGAAGCTGACTCACGCGGCTCTCAGTTACATCAAGAACTTTGCCTATTTCTTTTAAGTTAAGATCTTCGTAATAATACAAGCTCAATACAAGACGTTGCTTTTCAGGCAACTCTTCAATGGCATTAGTTACGATGTCTTTAATGGTCTTAAGATTGAGTTGATTAAATGGATTATTAATACGGCAAGATTCAAGTAAATTGAGAATTGATTTCTTATCAACGTTTGAAAATGTATGAGTGTCATCAATCGATAAGAGTGAAACCGGACGCACTTGATTTACAAGATCGTAGAATTCATCCATCGACATTTTCAATTCAGCTGCTACTTCTTCATCAGTGGCAGCGCGACCCATTGTTTGCTCAAGAGCTGAATACGTGCGATCTAAAAGCTTAGATTTATCACGCACTGAACGAGGCACCCAATCTTGAGCACGAAGTTCATCGAGTATTGCTCCTCGAATTCTAAACTCAGCATATGTTTTAAATTTATTATCGCGGCTTGGATCGTATTTTTCGATGGCGTCCATAAGGCCAATAACACCACTAGATATGAGGTCATCTAATTCAATATTCGATGGCAACCTCACCGCAATTTTTTGTGCGATAAACTTAATTAATGGAGCGAACTCCATAATGAGTTTATCTTTTTGTTGTGGTGTAAGTTTATTTGGTTCTTCTTTGTACTTACGCAGAAGATTGCTGCTCATGGATATTTACCCCTTAACCCAAACGTCCCCGATTTAACATTCCGCTACCCTTGTCTTATTTTAACAAATAAGTAGCGCTTTTCGTTATTATTTTTGACACTAGTTTACGCAACTCCCATTAATTGCTCCCAGAAGAACTGGATCCCACCTTTGACTTGGCTTGAATTTTGAGAGCTGCTTATTTTTTCTACCATCTTTTTTATAGACTGACTGGCGGGTGCCTCTGGAGCGGTTTTAATAACCAATTGCTGGCTTTTTGTCGCCCTTTTAACCCCTACATCAGTCGGAATACAGCCTACATAGTCTAAACTCACATAGAGAAACTTCTGGCTTACATCGCTAAGTCTTTGAAACACGGCTAAGCCTTCTTGCTCATCGCGCACTTGGTTTGCGATAATCGAAAACCGCTTTTCTTGGTGATATGTATGCAAGACTTTGATCAAGGCATAGGCATCAGCAAAACTTGCTGGATCTGGCGTTACTACGACATAGATCTCTTGAGCAGATGTATTAAAATACATGACGTTGTTATCAATGCCAGGTGCCGTATCAATAAGCATATAATCAAAATGGGTTTTTAGAGAACTCAGCTGATCGAGCATGATACGTTTTTCGCGCTCACTTAGATTTTGAAGTTCGTTAAATCCTGAGCCTCCAGGCAAGAGCCAAATACGGGGCTCAATCTGAGTTACAACTTCGTCAATGCGTTTATTACCTGAAAATAAATCTCTGATTGAATGGTTCGCTCGTGTTCCAAACATGATATCAACATTGGCCATGCCCAAATCACCATCAAGGATCAAAACATTGTGACCCATGCGACTTAATTGAACGGCCATGTTACATACCATTGTTGTTTTACCAACTCCGCCTTTGCCAGATGTAATGCTTATTGTTCTGGTCTGACGACGATACCCTGAAATATTACTCGATGATGTGGCTGACATGATTACTCCTTAAACGTTTCTTTTTGTGATTTTGTAAATGAGATCTAAAACACGCTCTCGTGTGGCAAGCTCTATGTCTTCTGGAATTTTTGACCCTATTCCAAAAGCATAAAGTGGTTTTTCAGTTTTTCTTTGAATATTGTATAGAAAACCATGTGTATAACTTTCGTCAATTTTTGTAGGTAAAATATCATCAAACTGCGTCACTTGATAACGGTTACAAATTTCATATGCATCAATGTCTTTGGCTGTACAACTCATTACCAAATGAGTTACGCGCACCATGTCTCTGGGAGGCATGAGTGTACGAATTTGATCGATCTCTCTAATATCTTTGAGTGAGAAACCCGGATAATCAATCAAGATCATATCGTAACCCGCATAACGTTGGAGTAATCGTGGAAACTCCATGGCATGTTTTACTGTTTCAAATGGGATATTAAGAATTTGTGAATAAATTTTTAATTGATCTGCAGCTCCAACCTTAAAAGTATCGGCTGTGAAAATTGCGACTTTCTTTTTTTCGTGCATGACTAGCTGGCTAGCTATCTTTACTAGCGCCGTTGTTTTACCATGACCACCCGGACCAACAAAAAGATGAAGCTGGCTTAGCTCTGATTGTCGTTGCCAGCTACCTACAACATGGGTGTGGCTCATGATATAACGTGCAACCCATGCATCAATAAGTGAACGTTTCTTTTTCTCTAAACCCGTTAACTCTTTGTCAGCTTTTTCTAAAATCTCAACGATATAACGAGAATCAATACCTGCTGTTTGTAATTTTTCAAAATTCGCAGCTAATTCAAAAGGCAATCCATACTCAGCACCAGGATGTTGAGTTCGTGGTTTAGAACTACCATTTTGCATTTGACCAAGAAGTTCACGAAGAGAATCTACTTCATTTCTAAGTGTGGTGACTTCGTCAGTTGAAGTGTGTGATGACGCCTGATAAGTTTTGGTCACGGGACCAACACGAATTTGCGCTTTGTTGGCTGCGTCTTCAAGAACGTACGAACCTGTCCGCGCGAAATCTTCTAAAATGTCATCGACACGACGACCACTTATTGGTTGCTCAAAAGCCTCTTCATCTTGGATATCGATATATTTAGCTGAAGTGGGTCCACGTTTTGTCGGAATTTTTATACGCGCTGCTTGCGTGCTTAAGCTTATTTGATCTAAATCTCCCGCACTACGGGTTGCAATTGCAGATTGTCGCTGATGATACTTGTTTACGGTTGTATCAATAAATGTCTTTTGGTGTTTTGCGCTCTTTGCACGAAAACGTTCTCGAGATTCTTCTGGAATTCGACTTTCTGCATATTGTCTTTTTTGAAGTGCTTTTTCAGAAATTGCAGCTGTGATTTCAACACTTCCTCGACCAGCGAGGCCGAATTTTTTATTATCTTTTGCATTAAGAATTATCGCCTCGGGCCCGAGTTCTTGCTTCACCAACTGAAGCGCTTCCTTCATGGATTTTGCTTCAAATTTTTTAACTTGCATCTCTCACCCTCACTACATCCACAGATTTTACGTTTGCTGTGGCCGTTAATTCATTATGCGACAAAACTACGAGTTGTGGAATAAATCGCTCTGTCAATTTTCGCAAATGGCGACGAATTGTTGGGTTAGTTAATAAGATAGGTTGACCCGCCATTTGGGGATTACCTTCGATAGCTTTTGAGACAGCGTGCAAAATTTGTTGTGCATATTGCGGATCAAGGACTAGTTGAACACCTTGCTCTGTCTGTAATAACGAATTTGAAATAACTTCTTCCACACGACGGTCTAGTGAAAGTACAGGAATCAGACCATCGTCTGTGGTGTATTTTTTAGTTATGTTGCGTGCGAGTGCTTTACGCACTGATTCAGTCAACATCTCACCGTCTTTACTCTTAGGTGCTTCATCAGCCAATGTCTCAAATATTGTAAGCAGATCTCTAATTGAAACTTGCTCGCGCAATAAATTTTGAAGTACTCGAACCACTCCACCTAATGGCAACACGTTGGGAACAAGTTCTTCCACGACCTTTGGATTGGTTTTTTGAAATGATTCAATAAGACGTTGCGCTTCTTGGCGACCCAAGAGCTCATGAGCATGACTACGAATAACTTCAGTTAAGTGAGTAGCAATAACAGTGGGAAGATCTACCACTGTGTAACCAGAAATTTCTGCTTCTTCTTTTTGAGTAGAAGAAACCCAAAGTGCAGGAAGCCCAAATGCGGGTTCTGTTGTTTCAATGCCTTCGATGGGCTTTGAAACATTACCTGGATCCATGGCTAGCATATGATCAGGAAGAAGTGATCCTCCCGCTACTTTAACACCCTTAATAATGATCTGATATTCACCGGGCTGTAATTGCAAATTGTCACGGATATGAACGCTAGGAACTACAATTCCAAGATCTAATGCAAATTGTTTTCTAATGCTGACAATTCTCTCTAATAAATCACCGCTTTGATCACTATCAACGATATTAATAAGACCATAACCCACTTCAAGCTCGAGCATGTCGAGTGGCAAAAAGTTTTCAATTTTTTCTTTATCAGGTTTAAGGGCGGCCTCTTCAAATTTACGTTTTGTGTCAGTAACTTCATCAGATTGCATGCGCGTAATTACCCATGAAAATACACCTGCACCTGCAGCAAACAAAAAGAATGGCCCCTTAGGCATTCCAGAAAACAAACCTAAAAATGCCAATATCGCACCAACAATGCCAATAGCTCGAGGGTGTAAAAAAAGTTGTGATGTAAGTTCATTTCCTAAGTTTTTAC
This DNA window, taken from Oligoflexia bacterium, encodes the following:
- the hisS gene encoding histidine--tRNA ligase; this translates as MNIKSIKGMNDVLEPEIFAWRHAETLIRMHFEAYGYTEIKTPIVEPTALFARTVGDTTDIVTKEMYTFKDRNDDSLTLRPEETACVVRSLVEHNILNNEPVQKLYYWGPMFRYERPQKGRYRQFHQYGIEVLGIASPKIDAELIGMLVSLYEKFELKGLNVKLASLGCEACRPVYREQLVKILTPSINVLCPDCQIRLEKNPLRVFDCKNPTCKEVAAVLPCMLDFLCQPCHEHFDSVRDHLVRLKTPFVVDKRLVRGIDYYNRTVFEISSSQLGAQDAVGGGGRYDKLVSLLGGPDTPAVGFAGGVERLILLIADRIEQFRPKLKLFIVLPDDRGQDLAFVLAQKLRNSGVRVELDYTGKSMKSQMKRADKLKAQYSLIMGGSEIDQGFAVFRNMATKTQENIKLDDLEIELLRRLS
- a CDS encoding RNA polymerase factor sigma-32, with the protein product MKKTTTKKPAEQVKKNPAKSKSKKSKTTLKPEVLQEEKLDPNIDDLDAKALAPTEESVPNLDALQKYLSEVRKYPLISAEEEHRLAVIYKETGDRKAAEALVTANLRFVVKVAAEYSKFGARMIDLIQEGNVGLMHAVREFNPYKGIKLITYAVWWIRGYIQEYLMKNYSQVRIGTTQAQKKLFYHLNKEKAKLDALGNAPDVKLLSSRLGVTENDVIEMEKRMSGRDLSLDTPQGDDDSGSRWIDTQSDQNATSIDDVLALSEEKKIFYREIEKIVLELNEKEKYLLQFRVLGDPPQTLQEVGDHFKITRERARQLEERLIEKIKEHFQKVMPDYQINLPKD
- a CDS encoding FliA/WhiG family RNA polymerase sigma factor translates to MSSNLLRKYKEEPNKLTPQQKDKLIMEFAPLIKFIAQKIAVRLPSNIELDDLISSGVIGLMDAIEKYDPSRDNKFKTYAEFRIRGAILDELRAQDWVPRSVRDKSKLLDRTYSALEQTMGRAATDEEVAAELKMSMDEFYDLVNQVRPVSLLSIDDTHTFSNVDKKSILNLLESCRINNPFNQLNLKTIKDIVTNAIEELPEKQRLVLSLYYYEDLNLKEIGKVLDVTESRVSQLHAQAVARLRAKLVTHLGDEELPA
- a CDS encoding MinD/ParA family protein, with translation MSATSSSNISGYRRQTRTISITSGKGGVGKTTMVCNMAVQLSRMGHNVLILDGDLGMANVDIMFGTRANHSIRDLFSGNKRIDEVVTQIEPRIWLLPGGSGFNELQNLSEREKRIMLDQLSSLKTHFDYMLIDTAPGIDNNVMYFNTSAQEIYVVVTPDPASFADAYALIKVLHTYHQEKRFSIIANQVRDEQEGLAVFQRLSDVSQKFLYVSLDYVGCIPTDVGVKRATKSQQLVIKTAPEAPASQSIKKMVEKISSSQNSSQVKGGIQFFWEQLMGVA
- the flhF gene encoding flagellar biosynthesis protein FlhF, which encodes MQVKKFEAKSMKEALQLVKQELGPEAIILNAKDNKKFGLAGRGSVEITAAISEKALQKRQYAESRIPEESRERFRAKSAKHQKTFIDTTVNKYHQRQSAIATRSAGDLDQISLSTQAARIKIPTKRGPTSAKYIDIQDEEAFEQPISGRRVDDILEDFARTGSYVLEDAANKAQIRVGPVTKTYQASSHTSTDEVTTLRNEVDSLRELLGQMQNGSSKPRTQHPGAEYGLPFELAANFEKLQTAGIDSRYIVEILEKADKELTGLEKKKRSLIDAWVARYIMSHTHVVGSWQRQSELSQLHLFVGPGGHGKTTALVKIASQLVMHEKKKVAIFTADTFKVGAADQLKIYSQILNIPFETVKHAMEFPRLLQRYAGYDMILIDYPGFSLKDIREIDQIRTLMPPRDMVRVTHLVMSCTAKDIDAYEICNRYQVTQFDDILPTKIDESYTHGFLYNIQRKTEKPLYAFGIGSKIPEDIELATRERVLDLIYKITKRNV
- the flhA gene encoding flagellar biosynthesis protein FlhA — its product is MDELYNFLKGLSKYTRNTDMMIAVGLVGILVVMLVPVPPLLIDMFLTLSFTISLLVLLVSIYTTKPLEFSVFPSMLLITTLFRLSLNVASTRLILSHGNEGVAAAGGVIQAFGSFVVGDNYIIGMIVFTILVIINFVVITKGSGRVAEVAARFTLDAMPGKQMSIDADLNAGLINDEEARKRRKNIEAEADFYGSMDGASKFVRGDAIAGIIIVFVNIIGGLLIGVLQKGMGLGIAAETYTKLTIGEGLVSQIPALIISTAAGIVVTRASSGKNLGNELTSQLFLHPRAIGIVGAILAFLGLFSGMPKGPFFLFAAGAGVFSWVITRMQSDEVTDTKRKFEEAALKPDKEKIENFLPLDMLELEVGYGLINIVDSDQSGDLLERIVSIRKQFALDLGIVVPSVHIRDNLQLQPGEYQIIIKGVKVAGGSLLPDHMLAMDPGNVSKPIEGIETTEPAFGLPALWVSSTQKEEAEISGYTVVDLPTVIATHLTEVIRSHAHELLGRQEAQRLIESFQKTNPKVVEELVPNVLPLGGVVRVLQNLLREQVSIRDLLTIFETLADEAPKSKDGEMLTESVRKALARNITKKYTTDDGLIPVLSLDRRVEEVISNSLLQTEQGVQLVLDPQYAQQILHAVSKAIEGNPQMAGQPILLTNPTIRRHLRKLTERFIPQLVVLSHNELTATANVKSVDVVRVRDAS